One part of the Janthinobacterium sp. 17J80-10 genome encodes these proteins:
- a CDS encoding sensor domain-containing diguanylate cyclase produces the protein MAYYSIADKCVLLEQINSTIDLPTLLDLLGEQIEKLGLLDGYLINLVDASETALFSRKVHFTSEYQFLENTYAGYKIEITPEATNLSVKAYLEKRIIQADVGNATGEVKRLLELWKLEGMAAIPLIATDSRTSGKLPGTIVLLKQQGQISPEILEIFDELAALFHAPLCNALEYAYLKDYQDRMEAAAAEQSRFLQFIVEMNNMTSPDRIYDMFAQELFHKLPFDLVGFFVLENEVLVSKKISIVNPRYEARRVKWEQFLLSHPYQQNTTDGGISHTFMRNTHLLFPDVQKIKHLPMSANDQATMKILGGVRTLLMVPIRHQNHPIGVLTFFTFTNTLDISESDLILLNNLSAFLGTAIVNGRNYLLSLEQHREIERLNLVLQDKVKELAEQASTDKLTGLFNFRTFELELNRRINEFERQTDKTGLSIAIIDIDHFKKFNDTYGHNAGNVVLAGVAREIGKLVRKMDLACRYGGEEFVVILSKCDPEGIRLFAERVRSAIAESVFDTDAGKLSVTVSVGCTSHEPQDSYDSFFKRADKALYKAKENGRNRVEIA, from the coding sequence TTGGCGTATTACTCCATTGCCGACAAATGCGTACTGCTGGAACAAATCAACAGCACCATCGACCTGCCAACCTTACTGGACTTGCTCGGTGAACAAATCGAGAAACTTGGTCTGCTGGATGGATACCTGATCAATCTGGTCGATGCGAGCGAAACAGCCCTTTTTAGCCGCAAAGTACACTTCACCAGCGAATATCAATTTCTCGAAAATACCTATGCAGGTTACAAGATCGAGATAACGCCGGAAGCGACAAATCTCAGCGTCAAGGCTTACCTTGAAAAGCGCATTATTCAGGCCGACGTTGGCAACGCAACGGGCGAGGTCAAGCGGCTGCTTGAGCTTTGGAAGCTCGAAGGCATGGCAGCGATTCCGCTGATCGCCACCGATAGTCGCACATCAGGAAAATTGCCCGGCACGATCGTTCTGCTGAAACAGCAAGGACAAATTTCCCCTGAGATTCTTGAAATATTCGACGAACTGGCAGCGTTGTTCCACGCGCCCTTGTGCAATGCCCTTGAATATGCCTACCTCAAGGACTATCAAGACCGCATGGAAGCAGCCGCAGCCGAACAATCGCGTTTCCTGCAATTCATCGTTGAAATGAACAACATGACTTCGCCGGACCGCATTTACGACATGTTTGCCCAAGAGCTTTTCCATAAGCTGCCATTCGATCTCGTCGGCTTCTTCGTTCTCGAAAATGAAGTTTTAGTCAGTAAAAAAATATCGATCGTCAATCCGCGTTATGAAGCACGTCGCGTGAAATGGGAACAGTTTCTGCTTTCCCATCCGTATCAGCAAAACACGACGGACGGTGGCATCTCGCACACCTTCATGCGAAATACCCATTTGCTATTCCCGGATGTCCAGAAAATCAAACATCTGCCCATGTCTGCCAATGACCAGGCCACGATGAAGATCCTGGGCGGCGTGCGTACCTTGCTGATGGTTCCCATCCGCCACCAGAACCACCCGATTGGCGTACTCACTTTTTTCACATTTACCAATACTCTCGATATTTCCGAATCGGATTTAATCCTGTTGAATAACCTGTCGGCATTTCTGGGTACCGCCATCGTCAATGGGCGAAATTACCTGCTGAGCCTGGAGCAGCATAGGGAAATCGAGCGGCTGAACCTGGTATTGCAAGACAAGGTCAAGGAATTGGCGGAACAAGCCTCCACTGACAAGCTCACGGGCCTGTTCAATTTCCGCACCTTTGAACTGGAGCTGAACAGGAGAATTAACGAGTTCGAGAGGCAGACCGATAAAACAGGCTTGTCGATTGCAATAATCGATATTGATCATTTCAAGAAATTCAACGATACCTACGGACATAATGCCGGCAATGTTGTGTTGGCTGGGGTAGCCCGGGAAATCGGCAAACTGGTGCGCAAGATGGATCTTGCCTGCCGTTACGGTGGCGAAGAATTTGTCGTTATCCTGTCCAAGTGCGATCCCGAAGGCATTCGCCTGTTCGCCGAACGGGTGCGGTCGGCAATTGCCGAATCCGTATTTGATACGGATGCCGGCAAGCTCTCAGTGACCGTTAGCGTCGGTTGCACTTCCCATGAGCCGCAAGACTCGTACGACTCGTTTTTCAAGCGTGCCGACAAGGCCTTGTATAAAGCCAAGGAAAACGGGCGCAACCGCGTGGAAATCGCCTGA
- a CDS encoding ABC transporter ATP-binding protein, protein MKPPALELRDVRKHFGKTAVINGVSLRIDEGERLALIGPNGAGKSTLFNLISGLVRPDAGEVLLRGQAIAGKKPFEINRLGLSRSFQVSNIFHHLSVHENLRCALLWPLGYRHSFWQRLNGLRDARERADAVMELIGLQAHRDRSAGMLTYAGQRALEIGITIAGGAEVILLDEPTAGMSRSESDATMALIRTVTAGKTLLMVEHDMGVAFGLADRIAVLVGGELLACDAPAAVRANAAVQEAYLGKHAVQDRA, encoded by the coding sequence TTGAAGCCGCCAGCACTCGAATTGCGGGACGTGCGCAAGCATTTCGGCAAGACTGCCGTTATCAACGGCGTGAGCCTGCGGATCGACGAGGGCGAGCGCCTGGCGCTCATCGGCCCCAATGGCGCTGGCAAGTCCACGCTGTTCAACCTGATCTCCGGCCTGGTCCGGCCGGATGCCGGGGAAGTCCTTTTGCGCGGGCAAGCAATCGCAGGCAAAAAACCCTTCGAGATCAACCGCCTCGGCCTGTCGCGCAGCTTCCAGGTATCGAATATCTTTCACCATCTATCCGTCCATGAAAACCTGCGCTGCGCACTGTTGTGGCCGCTCGGCTATCGCCATTCCTTCTGGCAGCGCCTGAATGGCTTGCGCGACGCACGGGAGCGCGCTGACGCCGTCATGGAATTGATCGGCTTGCAAGCGCACCGGGACAGGTCTGCCGGGATGCTCACGTATGCCGGGCAGCGCGCGCTGGAAATCGGCATTACGATAGCCGGCGGTGCGGAAGTCATCCTGCTGGACGAACCCACCGCCGGCATGAGCCGCTCCGAATCCGATGCAACGATGGCTTTGATCCGCACGGTGACCGCCGGCAAGACGCTGCTCATGGTGGAGCATGACATGGGCGTGGCATTTGGCCTGGCCGATCGCATTGCCGTGCTGGTGGGCGGTGAACTCCTAGCATGCGATGCGCCGGCGGCGGTGCGCGCCAATGCGGCGGTGCAGGAAGCGTATCTTGGCAAACATGCCGTGCAGGATCGGGCATGA
- a CDS encoding SpoVR family protein has protein sequence MTAKIKTTPEQLDDYTRRIEHLAERLGLDFYPVDFELVPDNFMTEIAVYGLPVRMPHWSFGIRFIHQLIQQGMGHSRIFEVMFPGDPCHAYLVNGNSLAENTLVVAHVLGHADFAKNNHLFRKFMEMAGGHILEQAASRAHAIEMALERHGQEKVEAVLDAALALEPHVDFNQELHREASKSAPAPAATAKAPLSAMQAELFHQRYRELPGESGELALAPMSSPPVQPRIAEYDLLWFIAQHAPEMAGWERDIFLAVREESFYFYPVYACQIMNEGWASYWHARLLREADFLPQDLYLSAIKAHSDVVRPYAGERQLSLSVNPYHLGFSMWENIVEQHGIDVARRICREEDDFGFVRNYLDAELAQKLDLFVYVTHAEGDIHVASRDIHAIREAILAPKFNYGAPRIAATGIGQDGSLELTHDHGSDGRGLDVTRADQVLEYIARVWRRPVTLHTVDERGNPRAISSRKAFI, from the coding sequence ATGACCGCAAAGATAAAGACCACGCCTGAACAGCTGGATGACTATACGCGGCGCATCGAGCATCTGGCAGAGCGACTTGGCCTGGATTTTTATCCGGTCGACTTCGAACTCGTGCCGGACAACTTCATGACGGAGATTGCCGTCTACGGCTTGCCGGTGCGCATGCCGCACTGGTCGTTTGGCATACGCTTCATTCATCAGTTGATCCAGCAAGGCATGGGGCATTCCCGCATATTTGAAGTCATGTTTCCCGGCGACCCCTGCCACGCTTACCTGGTCAATGGCAATTCCCTGGCTGAAAACACCCTGGTGGTCGCACACGTGCTGGGCCATGCCGATTTTGCCAAGAACAATCACCTGTTTCGCAAATTCATGGAGATGGCCGGCGGTCACATCCTTGAACAGGCTGCCTCGCGGGCCCATGCCATTGAAATGGCGCTGGAGCGGCATGGGCAGGAAAAGGTCGAAGCAGTGCTGGATGCCGCGCTGGCCCTTGAGCCGCATGTCGACTTCAACCAGGAATTGCATCGGGAAGCATCGAAGTCGGCGCCAGCGCCGGCCGCCACGGCGAAAGCACCGCTTTCAGCAATGCAAGCTGAACTGTTTCATCAACGTTATCGGGAATTGCCGGGCGAGTCCGGCGAACTGGCACTGGCGCCGATGTCATCTCCGCCAGTCCAGCCGCGGATAGCCGAATACGATTTATTATGGTTCATTGCCCAGCATGCGCCGGAAATGGCAGGATGGGAACGCGACATCTTTCTCGCAGTGCGTGAAGAGTCCTTTTATTTCTATCCCGTTTATGCCTGTCAGATCATGAACGAAGGCTGGGCGTCTTACTGGCACGCGCGGCTGCTGCGGGAAGCCGATTTCCTGCCGCAAGACCTTTACCTCTCCGCCATCAAGGCCCATTCCGATGTCGTGCGCCCGTATGCCGGAGAACGGCAACTTTCGCTATCGGTGAATCCCTACCATCTCGGCTTTTCCATGTGGGAAAACATCGTCGAACAGCATGGCATTGACGTTGCCAGGCGAATTTGCCGTGAAGAAGACGATTTTGGCTTCGTGCGCAATTACCTCGATGCCGAGCTCGCGCAAAAACTCGACCTGTTCGTCTATGTAACCCATGCCGAGGGCGATATCCATGTCGCCAGCCGTGACATTCATGCCATCCGCGAAGCAATCCTTGCCCCGAAATTCAACTATGGCGCACCGCGCATTGCCGCCACCGGCATCGGCCAGGACGGCAGCCTGGAATTGACCCATGACCATGGCAGCGATGGCCGGGGCCTCGATGTCACGCGTGCTGATCAGGTGCTGGAATACATTGCGCGCGTCTGGCGGCGGCCCGTGACACTTCACACGGTAGACGAGCGGGGCAATCCACGTGCCATCAGCAGCCGGAAGGCCTTCATCTAG
- a CDS encoding serine protein kinase has translation MNQNNVLNAAQQDSFMTNLVAFAQEHRTQHWSGKLGDFLEKILPADPYGVARTSHQYIWDMIRWTRTEDADGNPQCRLFQDELFGVDESIARVMDYFKAAAAGSEVGRRLLLLLGPPSGGKSTLVILLKRGLEEYSYTDAGAMYGIAGCPVHESPLHLIPHSLRATFRDTYGVEVTGEACPFCRSRLEEQYGGDFMQMPAERIFISEADRSGIGTYAPHDPTTADLADLVGSVDLSKVAEYGDEGDPRAWSWSGAVYAASRGMLEMIEILKVKREFLYLLLTLTQEKNVKVSRFPLIYLDETIIAHTNLAEFRRFLQESENEALLDRMVIIQVPYTLNYKDEARIYRKLISSAAPAFREVHLDPHVLHAAAVFATLTRLQDADDKESDLGRKLRIHAGEDVEGVNRGEAERMKHKGAEEGLGGVSPRFVINALSNAIIRSDSNSLTTMDVLLALKDAIENDARIDPKKKRKWVDYLVLSRKHFYNRWVKEDVYKALFVSFEQEAQDLLDKYLDEVEASMDNRPVRDPITSEERKPDERFLRTVEETIHITDSGKQSFRQEVVRKAMGAFKRGEKFTLDSHALLHEAVQQYLFEQRRDVLRLVSSSMRPDDDVRQKISVVEQRLVGEYGYDAHSAREALNYVTTLLAQE, from the coding sequence ATGAACCAGAACAACGTTCTAAACGCAGCGCAACAGGACAGCTTCATGACCAACCTTGTTGCTTTTGCTCAAGAGCATCGCACCCAGCACTGGTCCGGCAAGCTCGGAGACTTCCTGGAAAAAATTCTGCCCGCCGATCCCTATGGCGTCGCGCGCACCTCGCACCAGTATATCTGGGACATGATTCGCTGGACTCGCACCGAGGATGCGGACGGCAACCCCCAATGCCGCCTGTTCCAGGATGAATTGTTCGGGGTCGACGAATCGATTGCCCGGGTCATGGACTATTTCAAGGCGGCTGCAGCCGGTTCCGAAGTCGGTCGGCGCCTGCTCCTGCTGCTGGGCCCGCCCTCGGGCGGCAAGTCCACCCTGGTCATACTGCTGAAGCGCGGCCTGGAAGAGTACAGCTATACGGACGCCGGGGCGATGTACGGGATTGCCGGATGTCCGGTCCACGAATCGCCGCTGCACCTGATACCGCACAGCCTGCGCGCGACCTTTCGCGACACGTATGGTGTGGAAGTCACAGGCGAGGCCTGCCCCTTTTGCCGCAGCCGCCTGGAAGAACAGTACGGCGGCGACTTCATGCAAATGCCGGCCGAGCGCATTTTCATTTCCGAGGCGGACAGAAGCGGCATCGGCACCTATGCGCCCCACGATCCGACGACTGCGGACCTTGCCGACCTGGTCGGATCGGTCGACCTTTCCAAGGTGGCCGAATATGGCGACGAGGGCGACCCCAGGGCGTGGTCATGGTCCGGCGCAGTGTATGCGGCCAGCCGCGGCATGCTTGAAATGATCGAGATACTCAAGGTCAAGCGCGAATTCCTGTACCTCCTGCTGACGCTCACCCAGGAAAAAAACGTCAAGGTGTCCCGCTTCCCGTTGATTTATCTTGATGAGACAATCATTGCCCATACCAACCTGGCTGAGTTCCGCCGGTTTTTGCAGGAAAGTGAAAACGAGGCCCTGCTCGACCGCATGGTCATTATCCAGGTGCCCTACACCCTGAATTACAAGGATGAGGCGCGCATCTACCGCAAGCTGATTTCCTCGGCCGCGCCCGCCTTTCGTGAAGTGCACCTGGATCCGCATGTGCTGCACGCGGCTGCCGTATTCGCGACCCTGACCCGGCTACAGGATGCCGACGACAAGGAGTCCGACCTTGGCCGGAAATTGCGTATCCATGCTGGCGAGGACGTCGAAGGCGTCAACCGCGGCGAAGCCGAGCGCATGAAACACAAAGGCGCAGAGGAAGGCCTGGGCGGCGTCTCGCCGCGCTTCGTCATCAACGCACTTTCCAATGCCATCATCCGCTCCGACAGCAATAGCCTGACCACGATGGATGTCCTGCTGGCCTTGAAGGACGCCATCGAAAACGATGCCCGCATCGACCCGAAGAAGAAGCGCAAGTGGGTGGATTACCTCGTGCTGTCACGCAAGCATTTCTATAACCGCTGGGTCAAGGAAGATGTCTACAAGGCCCTGTTCGTCTCCTTTGAACAGGAAGCCCAGGATTTGCTGGATAAATATCTCGATGAGGTGGAAGCCAGCATGGACAACCGGCCGGTGCGCGACCCCATCACCAGCGAGGAACGCAAGCCGGATGAACGATTCTTGCGCACCGTCGAGGAAACGATTCATATCACCGACTCCGGCAAACAATCCTTCCGCCAGGAAGTCGTACGCAAGGCCATGGGGGCATTCAAACGCGGTGAAAAATTCACGCTCGACAGTCATGCCCTGTTGCACGAGGCAGTCCAGCAATATCTCTTCGAGCAGCGCCGTGATGTCTTGCGCCTGGTAAGTTCGAGCATGCGGCCGGATGATGATGTCCGACAAAAGATCTCCGTGGTAGAGCAGCGCCTGGTCGGGGAATACGGTTACGATGCCCATAGCGCGCGCGAAGCCTTGAACTACGTAACCACCCTGCTGGCACAGGAATGA
- a CDS encoding DUF444 family protein gives METPWYELFSRGARDMLRHNEKVRQGVRDNLANLIAGPDLITGPQQDKTVQVPVRMLEHARFRLAQGTEEVPTAAGQGAAQPGDVLRHAPRMPPHEEAGQGGRGEGEVQLLMELKVDDIMDWLWEEMRLPDMAPQRMAAIEEREYVREGWDRHGARARLDRRRTIKEAIKRRAIQPGGAPFSNEDLRFRQLVQRKRPTTNAVVLFALDVSASMTDAERKLAKTFFFFALQGIRRKYAKVETRFIAHTTHAWEFSESEFFQVSGVGGTGASSAFRLAQEMLDEDYDPHQYNIYLFYASDGENFTEDRIPATETLTSLLKQVNYVGYVETTPGSLRTTNTEMKAICAALEQSGLPIATSVLGRPDDVWKAIRKFFISQTEGSASLEPP, from the coding sequence ATGGAAACACCCTGGTACGAGCTGTTCTCGCGGGGCGCCCGCGACATGTTGCGCCACAATGAAAAAGTGCGCCAAGGTGTCCGGGACAATCTTGCCAACCTGATCGCCGGCCCGGACCTGATTACCGGCCCCCAGCAGGACAAGACCGTGCAAGTGCCGGTACGCATGCTCGAGCATGCCCGCTTCCGCCTGGCCCAAGGTACAGAGGAAGTGCCCACCGCCGCCGGCCAGGGTGCTGCCCAGCCGGGCGATGTCCTGCGCCATGCGCCGCGCATGCCGCCGCACGAAGAGGCGGGCCAAGGCGGCCGGGGCGAAGGCGAAGTCCAGCTACTGATGGAGCTGAAGGTTGACGATATCATGGACTGGCTATGGGAAGAAATGCGCTTGCCGGACATGGCGCCGCAACGCATGGCGGCCATCGAAGAACGCGAATATGTGCGCGAAGGCTGGGACCGTCACGGTGCGCGTGCCCGCCTGGACCGCCGCCGCACGATCAAGGAAGCGATCAAGCGCCGTGCCATCCAGCCGGGCGGCGCGCCCTTCTCAAACGAGGATCTGCGCTTTCGCCAGCTGGTGCAGCGGAAAAGGCCGACCACCAACGCGGTCGTCCTGTTTGCTCTCGATGTCTCCGCCAGCATGACCGATGCGGAGCGCAAGCTGGCGAAGACCTTTTTCTTCTTTGCGCTTCAGGGCATACGCCGCAAATATGCCAAGGTTGAAACCCGCTTCATCGCGCACACCACGCATGCCTGGGAATTTTCTGAAAGTGAGTTCTTCCAGGTTTCCGGCGTCGGCGGAACGGGGGCTTCCAGTGCTTTCAGGCTTGCGCAGGAAATGCTCGATGAAGATTACGACCCGCATCAATACAATATTTATCTCTTCTATGCCTCGGATGGCGAAAATTTCACCGAGGATCGCATTCCTGCCACCGAAACGCTCACCAGCCTTCTGAAGCAAGTGAATTACGTCGGCTATGTCGAAACCACGCCGGGTTCGCTGCGCACGACCAATACTGAAATGAAGGCCATCTGCGCGGCGCTCGAGCAAAGCGGCCTGCCGATCGCCACGAGCGTGCTGGGCCGGCCAGACGATGTCTGGAAAGCGATTAGAAAATTTTTCATATCGCAAACGGAAGGCAGCGCAAGCCTGGAACCGCCATGA
- a CDS encoding YjfB family protein, translating into MEIGSIASLATSMAQTRTAQDVSIAVFKKALDTQSAGALALLDAIPVATAPRLPDHLGRNINTTA; encoded by the coding sequence ATGGAAATCGGATCAATCGCCAGTCTTGCCACCAGCATGGCGCAGACGAGAACAGCCCAGGACGTCAGCATTGCCGTATTTAAAAAAGCCCTTGATACACAAAGTGCAGGGGCCTTGGCCTTGCTGGATGCCATTCCCGTAGCGACCGCCCCAAGATTGCCCGACCATCTGGGGCGCAATATCAATACCACTGCCTGA
- a CDS encoding branched-chain amino acid ABC transporter permease: MTRISSRSAGNVLVWGGYAFALLVAPLLFSQGAGLSILSQMGTAMVFALSYNMLLGQGGMLSFGHAVYSGLGAYTAIHALNLAADGSLPLPVALVPLAGGVGGVAFGLVFAYISTRKSGTGFAMITLGMVELVFASALMFPGFFGGEGGISGNRVIGAPFFGISFGPQIEVYYLIAAWLFCCSAAMYGFTRTPLGRILNAVRDNPQRAEFIGYDPRHVRFLTLVLSAFFAGVSGGLAALNFEIVGAENIGVARSAGVLLFCFIGGIGHFFGPLLGAVAGVFLTVVLSTYTGAWQFYLGAVFILMVMCAPGGLAGIASRLLELLQAVCREGFAASAGLLGLWAALAAAALAILAGTVMLIEMLYRRSLAAADGSTVNLFGVLLDAARPAWWIFGTILLAAGAVAFMRLLPGFRRHCDALGLGSGGGA, from the coding sequence GTGACACGCATTTCCTCCCGGAGCGCCGGCAATGTGCTGGTGTGGGGCGGCTATGCGTTTGCATTGCTGGTCGCACCCCTGCTGTTTTCCCAGGGCGCGGGCTTGTCGATACTGTCGCAGATGGGCACGGCCATGGTGTTTGCCCTGTCTTACAACATGCTGCTGGGGCAGGGCGGCATGCTCAGTTTCGGCCATGCGGTTTATTCGGGCCTGGGTGCGTACACGGCAATCCATGCGCTCAACCTGGCGGCAGACGGCAGCTTGCCCTTGCCGGTGGCCCTGGTGCCGCTGGCCGGCGGCGTGGGTGGCGTAGCCTTCGGGCTGGTGTTCGCCTATATCTCGACGCGCAAGTCCGGCACGGGCTTTGCCATGATCACCCTGGGCATGGTGGAACTGGTGTTCGCCAGCGCCCTGATGTTCCCGGGTTTTTTCGGCGGCGAGGGCGGCATATCCGGCAACCGGGTCATCGGTGCGCCTTTCTTCGGCATCAGCTTTGGTCCCCAGATCGAAGTGTATTACCTGATCGCTGCCTGGCTGTTCTGTTGTAGCGCCGCGATGTACGGATTTACCCGCACGCCGCTCGGGCGGATCCTGAATGCCGTGCGCGACAATCCGCAGCGTGCCGAATTCATCGGTTACGATCCGCGCCACGTGCGTTTTCTGACGCTGGTGTTGTCGGCCTTCTTTGCCGGCGTCTCGGGCGGTCTTGCAGCGCTGAATTTTGAAATCGTCGGCGCCGAGAATATCGGCGTGGCCCGTTCGGCCGGTGTCCTGCTGTTCTGTTTTATCGGTGGCATCGGGCACTTTTTCGGACCGCTGCTGGGTGCTGTCGCCGGTGTGTTCCTGACGGTCGTGCTGTCGACCTATACCGGGGCATGGCAGTTCTATCTCGGCGCAGTATTCATCCTGATGGTCATGTGCGCACCGGGCGGGCTGGCTGGAATAGCAAGCCGGTTGCTGGAGCTGCTGCAAGCGGTGTGTCGGGAGGGCTTTGCCGCCAGCGCCGGCTTGCTGGGGCTTTGGGCCGCACTGGCCGCTGCGGCGCTGGCTATTTTGGCCGGAACGGTGATGCTGATCGAGATGCTGTACCGGCGCAGCCTGGCAGCTGCGGATGGCAGCACAGTGAACCTGTTCGGAGTGCTGCTGGACGCGGCCAGGCCTGCGTGGTGGATTTTCGGGACGATTCTTCTGGCAGCGGGAGCAGTTGCGTTCATGCGGCTGCTGCCGGGTTTTCGCCGGCACTGCGATGCGCTTGGCCTTGGCAGCGGCGGCGGCGCATGA
- a CDS encoding ferredoxin--NADP reductase: MQSALQPNERATLETLTGIRHWAPGLYSFTTTRPPDYRFIAGQYARLGLHNAVGNVVWRAYSIVSATSATHLEYYVIDVPGGAFTSTLQRLVPGDTILLDRQTHGAMTPDRFADGEDLWMLSTGTGLGPFIAILREPMVWQRFRQLLVVHSTRTAKEFSYQDELLEAERQYANAPARLRILRTSTRDDVEPAHASHLRGRITTLLTNGELERHAGLSLQAENSRVMLCGNPAMTDEMRELLKQRGLRPCRRDMPGQYVAENYW; this comes from the coding sequence ATGCAATCCGCCCTCCAGCCAAACGAACGCGCCACGCTAGAAACCCTTACCGGCATCCGCCACTGGGCCCCGGGCCTGTATTCGTTCACGACCACGCGTCCGCCGGACTATCGCTTCATTGCTGGCCAGTATGCCCGGCTGGGCTTGCACAACGCGGTAGGCAACGTTGTGTGGCGCGCCTACTCGATCGTCTCCGCCACGAGCGCAACACATCTTGAGTATTACGTCATCGACGTGCCGGGCGGCGCCTTTACTTCCACCCTGCAACGTCTTGTTCCCGGCGACACTATCCTGCTGGACCGGCAAACCCATGGCGCGATGACGCCGGATCGTTTTGCCGATGGGGAGGATTTATGGATGCTGTCTACGGGGACCGGCCTGGGTCCGTTCATTGCCATCCTGCGCGAACCGATGGTCTGGCAGCGCTTTCGCCAACTCTTGGTGGTGCACTCCACGCGCACCGCAAAGGAGTTTTCCTATCAAGATGAATTGCTGGAAGCTGAACGGCAATATGCCAATGCGCCGGCGCGCCTGCGCATTTTGCGGACCAGTACGCGCGATGACGTGGAACCTGCTCATGCCAGCCATTTGCGCGGACGCATTACCACCCTGCTGACCAATGGCGAACTGGAGCGGCACGCCGGCCTGAGTCTGCAGGCTGAAAACTCGCGTGTCATGCTATGCGGCAATCCAGCTATGACGGATGAAATGCGCGAACTGCTCAAGCAACGCGGCCTGCGGCCCTGCCGTCGCGACATGCCCGGCCAATACGTCGCTGAAAATTACTGGTAA
- a CDS encoding ABC transporter ATP-binding protein — MTALLEFAGVDAFYGKSQVLRGIDLHVKPGEIVGLLGRNGAGRSTLVKAAMGLVEVRGAIRFAGKELVGLKPFEVARRGIGYVPESRDVFPTLTVEQNLLLGQKPGYNVNPQAGSGSLSPWRTDDMYRLFPRLGERADTQAGVLSGGEQQILALCRTLMGNPCVVLVDEPTEGLAPQVVEQVAQFLLFLQQRGVAVLLVEQKLAMALEISQRLYILGRGQVVFEGTPAELGANAPVRREWLEI; from the coding sequence ATGACGGCATTGCTCGAATTTGCAGGCGTGGATGCCTTTTACGGCAAGAGCCAGGTATTGCGCGGGATCGATTTGCACGTCAAGCCGGGGGAAATCGTCGGCCTGCTGGGGCGCAATGGCGCTGGCCGCTCGACACTCGTCAAGGCGGCAATGGGATTGGTCGAGGTTCGGGGGGCCATCCGGTTCGCCGGCAAGGAACTCGTTGGCCTGAAACCGTTCGAGGTGGCGCGCAGGGGCATTGGCTATGTGCCGGAGAGCCGCGATGTGTTTCCCACCTTGACTGTCGAACAAAACCTTCTCCTCGGACAAAAGCCCGGCTACAACGTCAATCCGCAAGCTGGTAGCGGGAGCCTGTCTCCCTGGCGCACCGACGACATGTACCGGCTCTTTCCCCGCCTTGGCGAACGCGCCGATACCCAGGCCGGCGTGCTTTCCGGCGGCGAGCAGCAAATACTGGCATTGTGCCGCACGCTGATGGGAAATCCGTGCGTCGTGCTGGTGGACGAACCGACCGAGGGCCTGGCGCCGCAAGTGGTGGAACAGGTTGCGCAGTTTCTGCTGTTCCTGCAGCAGCGCGGTGTGGCGGTGCTGCTGGTCGAGCAAAAGCTGGCAATGGCGCTGGAGATATCGCAGCGCCTCTACATTCTTGGGCGGGGACAGGTGGTATTCGAAGGTACGCCGGCTGAACTGGGCGCTAATGCGCCGGTGCGCCGCGAGTGGCTGGAAATCTGA